A single Euwallacea similis isolate ESF13 chromosome 1, ESF131.1, whole genome shotgun sequence DNA region contains:
- the LOC136410733 gene encoding uncharacterized protein isoform X2 produces MYSTTLRGVFPEPKPVYRRNFVKENIKSIKQMQGILQEASVLHPRKRLFSQERDRNILQLTKSMESTSSKTLRNIIKPDVQTSHNGEYQVPNKASNVDNVKLKVIKTKQVKVNKELKDEAGETRLTHRGMQTEREEDMAHLYESGVIKYPRPGIIKSPEKSVFKSPQNGCGDEVNGIVQGFESLTTQEKDFSKGNKNIKLKASKLSSVKVMGQAPENYQRGIVPKYLRDRKEDPPAEMDLECPSGHILLPEEERKETLRVLRQSYADRIQELNMMPVRNDTLKMKKRKVEIEEELKRIDGGIKVFQRPKVYVKINA; encoded by the exons ATGTATTCTACCACTTTGAGGGGTGTTTTCCCAGAACCAA AACCTGTTTATAGACGCAATTTTGTCAAGGAAAACATTAAATCCATAAAGCAAATGCAAGGGATCCTTCAGGAGGCTAGTGTCCTTCATCCTAGAAAAAGACTATTTTCACAGGAGCGTGACAGAAATATATTGCAGCTGACAAAATCTATGGAAAGTACCTCTAGTAAAACTTTGAGAAACATTATCAAACCTGATGTTCAAACAAGTCACAATGGGGAATACCAAGTACCTAATAAAGCATCCAATGTGGATAATGTTAAACTAAAAGTCATTAAAACTAAGCAggtaaaagtaaataaagaattaaaagatGAGGCAGGAGAAACCAGATTAACTCACCGAGGAATGCAGACAGAGAGAGAAGAAGATATGGCTCATTTATACGAGTCAGGAGTGATCAAATATCCCAGACCAGGAATCATTAAATCACctgaaaaatctgtttttaaatCTCCACAAAATGGATGTGGAGATGAAGTTAATGGTATTGTGCAAGGATTTGAAAGTTTAA caaCTCAGGAGAAGGACTTTAGTaaaggaaacaaaaacattaaattgaaaGCATCAAAACTGAGCTCAGTGAAAGTAATGGGTCAAGCACCTGAAAACTATCAAAGAGGCATTGTTCCAAAATATTTGCGGGACAGAAAGGAAGATCCTCCTGCAGAAATGGACCTTGAGTGCCCTTCAGGGCATATATTGCTGCCTGAGGAAGAAAGGAAAGAAACTTTAAGGGTTTTGAGACAAA GTTATGCTGACAGGATACAAGAGCTGAACATGATGCCTGTGAGAAATGATAccttgaaaatgaagaaaaggAAAGTGGAAATTGAGGAAGAATTAAAGAGGATTGATGGAGGAATAAAGGTGTTTCAGAGGCCTAaagtttatgttaaaataaatgcttGA
- the Top3alpha gene encoding DNA topoisomerase 3-alpha isoform X1, with amino-acid sequence MGYLQNLNSNLLLRRFYCKQVKATIMKYLNVAEKNDAAKNIAAILARGHSQRREGLSPYNKIYEFTAQVFGENCQMAMTSVSGHLLNYEFSIMYRNWQSCNPLVLFDAPVIKACPKDYEKVKKTLEREIRSCQGLIIWTDCDREGENIGYEIIKVCTDIKPQLRIYRAKFSEITPASVFRALNTLGQPNKNVSDAVDVRQELDLRTGAAFTRLQTLRFQQVFPNKLGDKLISYGSCQFPTLGFVVERYQAIEEFIPETFWRIKMNHTVKDLTTDFSWKRDRLFDKNSCEAILDHCKENSLATVENVESKPKSKWRPLPLDTVEMEKNISRKLRINAKDTMKIAEKLYTQGFISYPRTETNIFPKELNLVNLVEQQQDNNEWGPFARRILAEGGPNPRQGKKSDQAHPPIHPTKYTDNLQGNDKRVYEYIVRHFLGCVHKDAQGFETAVNVDIAGEKFTAKGLIILERNYLDVYIYEKWNAKEINNYQQGDTFVPTVLEMTESQTSPPKLLTEADLIALMEKHGIGTDATHADHIDTIKSREYVGLNDMYFVPGRLGMGLVEGYNDIGLEVSLAKPTLRAEFENNLKLICEGQKDPEVVRREQIEKYKAVFTTVAEKMRLIDNTLSNRLGDEAQRAQDPILRGGGGDDFRPACKCPKCGRDMVLRTKKDGVGKYMTCTGFPDCKNSVWFPSMVKNVEVTDQHCPQCGSDCKLLKFTFRPNPFPGDPNPNILCIYGCDENVIESLDINLTSVSRVNGLRNTTQNNRPLIANPEPRRAENSNQQQNLTNNQHNQSRSGSAPRTQSLNAFFNNSPIGSTNSGSTGGETFRPNLDNMPGPSGSNSSRSSLGNVTNPEDATRHDDIVCQCNQEAILLTVKKNGPNKGKQFYKCAQSACNFFAWNTSNDSNATQTTNNHQNSTRMMGGVTEIQCNCSQNAVLRTVNKEGPNKGRQFYCCPNMMGGCKFFQWADEAEDRGEGHGGGDDGDDHRGGGDWGDGGGSNLNWSFRGKASRGKGKNRAVPYAKTKRGGSTGTRAKRKCGKCAQEGHTKNHCPN; translated from the exons ATGggatatttacaaaatttgaattcaaatttgcttttaCGTCGCTTTTACTGCAAGCAAGTTAAAGCCACTATAATGAAGTACCTAAACGTAGCTGAGAAGAATGATGCTGCAAAAAACATAGCCGCAATTCTAGCCAGAGGCCACTCTCAAAGA CGTGAAGGCCTATCCCcttataacaaaatttatgaattcaCTGCTCAAGTGTTTGGGGAAAACTGCCAAATGGCCATGACATCAGTATCTGGCCATTTACTCAATTATGAGTTTAGTATCATGTATCGTAACTGGCAGAGCTGCAACCCTTTGGTCTTATTTGACGCTCCTGTTATCAAAGCTTGTCCTAAGGACTATGAAAAAGTTAAA aaaactttaGAAAGAGAGATTCGATCCTGTCAAGGCTTAATCATATGGACAGATTGTGATAGAGAAGGGGAAAATATTGGGTATGAAATAATCAAGGTCTGCACAGATATAAAGCCACAGTTAAGGATATATAGGGCCAAATTCTCAGAAATAACCCCAGCTTCAGTATTCAGAGCTTTAAATACCTTGGGGcaaccaaataaaaatgttagtGATGCAGTTGATGTCAGACAGGAATTGGATTTAAGGACAG gAGCTGCTTTTACCAGGCTTCAGACCTTGAGATTCCAACAagtttttcctaataaattGGGTGATAAGTTAATTAGTTATGGTTCCTGTCAATTCCCCACTTTGGGGTTTGTTGTGGAGAGATATCAGGCTATAGAGGAGTTTATTCCTGAAACTTTTTGGCGCataaaaa TGAATCATACAGTAAAAGATCTGACAACtgatttttcatggaaaagAGATAGACTTTTTGATAAGAATTCATGTGAAGCTATTTTGGATCATTGTAAAGAGAACTCTTTGGCAACTGTAGAGAATGTAGAAAGCAAGCCAAAAAGCAAATGGCGGCCTCTACCATTAGACACAGTA GAAATGGAGAAAAACATATCCAGAAAACTCAGAATCAATGCCAAAGACACGatgaaaattgctgaaaaactCTACACTCAAGGTTTTATAAGTTATCCGCGTACAGAAaccaatatttttccaaaagaaTTAAATCTGGTGAATCTAGTTGAACAACAACAAGACAATAATGAGTGGGGTCCTTTTGCCAGGCGAATCCTTGCTGAGGGCGGCCCAAATCCTCGACAGGGAAAAAAATCTGATCAG GCTCATCCTCCAATCCATCCcacaaaatatacagataaTCTTCAGGGTAATGATAAAAGGGTTTATGAATACATTGTACGACACTTTTTGGGGTGCGTCCATAAAGACGCTCAAGGCTTTGAGACTGCCGTTAACGTGGATATTGCAGGCGAGAAATTCACTGCTAAAGGCCTGATTATTCTTGAAAGAAATTACCTCGATGTTTACATATATGAAAAGTGGAATGCTAAAGAGATTAACAATTACCAGCAAGGCGACACTTTCGTTCCCACAGTGTTAGAAATG aCAGAAAGCCAAACCTCACCCCCAAAATTACTCACTGAAGCCGATCTTATAGCTCTAATGGAAAAGCATGGAATTGGTACTGATGCCACTCATGCAGATCACATAGACACCATCAAATCCCGAGAATATGTTGGACTAAATGACATGTATTTTGTACCTGGCAGATTGGGCATGGGCTTGGTGGAGGg gtacAATGATATAGGCTTGGAAGTTTCTTTAGCAAAACCTACATTACGCGCAGAATTCGAAAACAACTTAAAACTAATCTGTGAAGGTCAGAAAGACCCTGAAGTAGTGAGACgtgaacaaattgaaaaatataaggCCGTGTTCACAACTGTTGCTGAAAAAATGCGACTTATAGATAATACTTTATCGAATAGATTGGGAGATGAGGCCCAACGAGCACAGGATCCAATTCTCAGAGGGGGGGGAGGGGATGATTTCAGACCCGCGTGTAAGTGCCCTAAATGCGGTAGAGATATGGTGTTAAG aaCCAAGAAAGATGGAGTAGGGAAATATATGACTTGTACAGGATTTCCGGATTGCAAAAACTCGGTGTGGTTTCCTAGTATggttaaaaatgttgaagtcACAGATCAGCATTGCCCGCAG tgtgGTTCAGATTGTAAACTTCTTAAGTTCACTTTTCGGCCAAATCCCTTCCCAGGGGATCCCAATCCTAACATCTTATGTATATATGGCTGTGACGAAAACGTGATAGAATCGttagatattaatttaactagCGTGAGTAGGG tTAATGGTCTGAGAAATACAACGCAAAATAATCGCCCACTAATAG CAAATCCAGAACCACGTCGTGCAGAGAACTCAAATCAACAGCAAAACCTGACAAATAATCAGCATAATCAATCTAGGTCGGGCAGTGCGCCCCGAACTCAAAGTTTAAACGCTTTCTTCAATAATTCGCCGATAGGAAGTACGAATTCTGGTAGCACTGGAGGAGAGACTTTTAGACCGAACTTAGACAATATGCCTGGTCCTTCAG GATCAAATTCAAGTCGAAGCAGCTTGGGCAACGTTACAAATCCTGAAGACGCCACTAGACATGATGACATTGTCTGTCAGTGCAACCAAGAAGCTATTTTgttaacagtaaaaaaaaatggcccCAACAAAG GGAAGCAGTTTTACAAATGCGCCCAATCGGCCTGTAATTTCTTTGCTTGGAATACATCAAACGATTCCAACGCTACCCAAACTACCAACAATCATCAAAATTCCACTCGTATGATGGGAGGTGTTACCGAAATTCAATGCAACTGTAGTCAGAACGCGGTACTGCGAACTGTGAATAAAGAGGGGCCCAATAAAGGGCGGCAATTTTATTGCTGTCCTAATATGATGGGCGGATGCAAGTTTTTCCAATGGGCGGATGAG gctGAAGACAGAGGAGAGGGTCATGGTGGTGGTGATGACGGAGATGATCACAGAGGAGGAGGTGATTGGGGTGATGGTGGAGGAAGCAACTTGAATTGGAGTTTTAGGGGTAAAGCTTCGAGGggcaaaggaaaaaatcggGCTGTGCCTTATGCTAAAACGAAGAGAGGTGGGAGTACCGGTACGAGAGCTAAACGAAAATGTGGGAAATGTGCTCAGGAAG GTCACACAAAGAACCACTGCCCCAATTAG
- the Top3alpha gene encoding DNA topoisomerase 3-alpha isoform X2: MGYLQNLNSNLLLRRFYCKQVKATIMKYLNVAEKNDAAKNIAAILARGHSQRREGLSPYNKIYEFTAQVFGENCQMAMTSVSGHLLNYEFSIMYRNWQSCNPLVLFDAPVIKACPKDYEKVKKTLEREIRSCQGLIIWTDCDREGENIGYEIIKVCTDIKPQLRIYRAKFSEITPASVFRALNTLGQPNKNVSDAVDVRQELDLRTGAAFTRLQTLRFQQVFPNKLGDKLISYGSCQFPTLGFVVERYQAIEEFIPETFWRIKMNHTVKDLTTDFSWKRDRLFDKNSCEAILDHCKENSLATVENVESKPKSKWRPLPLDTVEMEKNISRKLRINAKDTMKIAEKLYTQGFISYPRTETNIFPKELNLVNLVEQQQDNNEWGPFARRILAEGGPNPRQGKKSDQAHPPIHPTKYTDNLQGNDKRVYEYIVRHFLGCVHKDAQGFETAVNVDIAGEKFTAKGLIILERNYLDVYIYEKWNAKEINNYQQGDTFVPTVLEMTESQTSPPKLLTEADLIALMEKHGIGTDATHADHIDTIKSREYVGLNDMYFVPGRLGMGLVEGYNDIGLEVSLAKPTLRAEFENNLKLICEGQKDPEVVRREQIEKYKAVFTTVAEKMRLIDNTLSNRLGDEAQRAQDPILRGGGGDDFRPACKCPKCGRDMVLRTKKDGVGKYMTCTGFPDCKNSVWFPSMVKNVEVTDQHCPQCGSDCKLLKFTFRPNPFPGDPNPNILCIYGCDENVIESLDINLTSVSRANPEPRRAENSNQQQNLTNNQHNQSRSGSAPRTQSLNAFFNNSPIGSTNSGSTGGETFRPNLDNMPGPSGSNSSRSSLGNVTNPEDATRHDDIVCQCNQEAILLTVKKNGPNKGKQFYKCAQSACNFFAWNTSNDSNATQTTNNHQNSTRMMGGVTEIQCNCSQNAVLRTVNKEGPNKGRQFYCCPNMMGGCKFFQWADEAEDRGEGHGGGDDGDDHRGGGDWGDGGGSNLNWSFRGKASRGKGKNRAVPYAKTKRGGSTGTRAKRKCGKCAQEGHTKNHCPN; the protein is encoded by the exons ATGggatatttacaaaatttgaattcaaatttgcttttaCGTCGCTTTTACTGCAAGCAAGTTAAAGCCACTATAATGAAGTACCTAAACGTAGCTGAGAAGAATGATGCTGCAAAAAACATAGCCGCAATTCTAGCCAGAGGCCACTCTCAAAGA CGTGAAGGCCTATCCCcttataacaaaatttatgaattcaCTGCTCAAGTGTTTGGGGAAAACTGCCAAATGGCCATGACATCAGTATCTGGCCATTTACTCAATTATGAGTTTAGTATCATGTATCGTAACTGGCAGAGCTGCAACCCTTTGGTCTTATTTGACGCTCCTGTTATCAAAGCTTGTCCTAAGGACTATGAAAAAGTTAAA aaaactttaGAAAGAGAGATTCGATCCTGTCAAGGCTTAATCATATGGACAGATTGTGATAGAGAAGGGGAAAATATTGGGTATGAAATAATCAAGGTCTGCACAGATATAAAGCCACAGTTAAGGATATATAGGGCCAAATTCTCAGAAATAACCCCAGCTTCAGTATTCAGAGCTTTAAATACCTTGGGGcaaccaaataaaaatgttagtGATGCAGTTGATGTCAGACAGGAATTGGATTTAAGGACAG gAGCTGCTTTTACCAGGCTTCAGACCTTGAGATTCCAACAagtttttcctaataaattGGGTGATAAGTTAATTAGTTATGGTTCCTGTCAATTCCCCACTTTGGGGTTTGTTGTGGAGAGATATCAGGCTATAGAGGAGTTTATTCCTGAAACTTTTTGGCGCataaaaa TGAATCATACAGTAAAAGATCTGACAACtgatttttcatggaaaagAGATAGACTTTTTGATAAGAATTCATGTGAAGCTATTTTGGATCATTGTAAAGAGAACTCTTTGGCAACTGTAGAGAATGTAGAAAGCAAGCCAAAAAGCAAATGGCGGCCTCTACCATTAGACACAGTA GAAATGGAGAAAAACATATCCAGAAAACTCAGAATCAATGCCAAAGACACGatgaaaattgctgaaaaactCTACACTCAAGGTTTTATAAGTTATCCGCGTACAGAAaccaatatttttccaaaagaaTTAAATCTGGTGAATCTAGTTGAACAACAACAAGACAATAATGAGTGGGGTCCTTTTGCCAGGCGAATCCTTGCTGAGGGCGGCCCAAATCCTCGACAGGGAAAAAAATCTGATCAG GCTCATCCTCCAATCCATCCcacaaaatatacagataaTCTTCAGGGTAATGATAAAAGGGTTTATGAATACATTGTACGACACTTTTTGGGGTGCGTCCATAAAGACGCTCAAGGCTTTGAGACTGCCGTTAACGTGGATATTGCAGGCGAGAAATTCACTGCTAAAGGCCTGATTATTCTTGAAAGAAATTACCTCGATGTTTACATATATGAAAAGTGGAATGCTAAAGAGATTAACAATTACCAGCAAGGCGACACTTTCGTTCCCACAGTGTTAGAAATG aCAGAAAGCCAAACCTCACCCCCAAAATTACTCACTGAAGCCGATCTTATAGCTCTAATGGAAAAGCATGGAATTGGTACTGATGCCACTCATGCAGATCACATAGACACCATCAAATCCCGAGAATATGTTGGACTAAATGACATGTATTTTGTACCTGGCAGATTGGGCATGGGCTTGGTGGAGGg gtacAATGATATAGGCTTGGAAGTTTCTTTAGCAAAACCTACATTACGCGCAGAATTCGAAAACAACTTAAAACTAATCTGTGAAGGTCAGAAAGACCCTGAAGTAGTGAGACgtgaacaaattgaaaaatataaggCCGTGTTCACAACTGTTGCTGAAAAAATGCGACTTATAGATAATACTTTATCGAATAGATTGGGAGATGAGGCCCAACGAGCACAGGATCCAATTCTCAGAGGGGGGGGAGGGGATGATTTCAGACCCGCGTGTAAGTGCCCTAAATGCGGTAGAGATATGGTGTTAAG aaCCAAGAAAGATGGAGTAGGGAAATATATGACTTGTACAGGATTTCCGGATTGCAAAAACTCGGTGTGGTTTCCTAGTATggttaaaaatgttgaagtcACAGATCAGCATTGCCCGCAG tgtgGTTCAGATTGTAAACTTCTTAAGTTCACTTTTCGGCCAAATCCCTTCCCAGGGGATCCCAATCCTAACATCTTATGTATATATGGCTGTGACGAAAACGTGATAGAATCGttagatattaatttaactagCGTGAGTAGGG CAAATCCAGAACCACGTCGTGCAGAGAACTCAAATCAACAGCAAAACCTGACAAATAATCAGCATAATCAATCTAGGTCGGGCAGTGCGCCCCGAACTCAAAGTTTAAACGCTTTCTTCAATAATTCGCCGATAGGAAGTACGAATTCTGGTAGCACTGGAGGAGAGACTTTTAGACCGAACTTAGACAATATGCCTGGTCCTTCAG GATCAAATTCAAGTCGAAGCAGCTTGGGCAACGTTACAAATCCTGAAGACGCCACTAGACATGATGACATTGTCTGTCAGTGCAACCAAGAAGCTATTTTgttaacagtaaaaaaaaatggcccCAACAAAG GGAAGCAGTTTTACAAATGCGCCCAATCGGCCTGTAATTTCTTTGCTTGGAATACATCAAACGATTCCAACGCTACCCAAACTACCAACAATCATCAAAATTCCACTCGTATGATGGGAGGTGTTACCGAAATTCAATGCAACTGTAGTCAGAACGCGGTACTGCGAACTGTGAATAAAGAGGGGCCCAATAAAGGGCGGCAATTTTATTGCTGTCCTAATATGATGGGCGGATGCAAGTTTTTCCAATGGGCGGATGAG gctGAAGACAGAGGAGAGGGTCATGGTGGTGGTGATGACGGAGATGATCACAGAGGAGGAGGTGATTGGGGTGATGGTGGAGGAAGCAACTTGAATTGGAGTTTTAGGGGTAAAGCTTCGAGGggcaaaggaaaaaatcggGCTGTGCCTTATGCTAAAACGAAGAGAGGTGGGAGTACCGGTACGAGAGCTAAACGAAAATGTGGGAAATGTGCTCAGGAAG GTCACACAAAGAACCACTGCCCCAATTAG
- the LOC136410733 gene encoding uncharacterized protein isoform X1 has translation MYLFVTTGPFPVVSGVSTGAARINIISKLQKSMNQYVFYHFEGCFPRTKRNFVKENIKSIKQMQGILQEASVLHPRKRLFSQERDRNILQLTKSMESTSSKTLRNIIKPDVQTSHNGEYQVPNKASNVDNVKLKVIKTKQVKVNKELKDEAGETRLTHRGMQTEREEDMAHLYESGVIKYPRPGIIKSPEKSVFKSPQNGCGDEVNGIVQGFESLTTQEKDFSKGNKNIKLKASKLSSVKVMGQAPENYQRGIVPKYLRDRKEDPPAEMDLECPSGHILLPEEERKETLRVLRQSYADRIQELNMMPVRNDTLKMKKRKVEIEEELKRIDGGIKVFQRPKVYVKINA, from the exons ATGTACCTTTTCGTGACAACTGGACCATTCCCTGTAGTTTCTGGTGTTTCCACAG GGGCTGCGAGGATTAATATAATTtcgaaattacaaaaatcaatGAATCAGTATGTATTCTACCACTTTGAGGGGTGTTTTCCCAGAACCAA ACGCAATTTTGTCAAGGAAAACATTAAATCCATAAAGCAAATGCAAGGGATCCTTCAGGAGGCTAGTGTCCTTCATCCTAGAAAAAGACTATTTTCACAGGAGCGTGACAGAAATATATTGCAGCTGACAAAATCTATGGAAAGTACCTCTAGTAAAACTTTGAGAAACATTATCAAACCTGATGTTCAAACAAGTCACAATGGGGAATACCAAGTACCTAATAAAGCATCCAATGTGGATAATGTTAAACTAAAAGTCATTAAAACTAAGCAggtaaaagtaaataaagaattaaaagatGAGGCAGGAGAAACCAGATTAACTCACCGAGGAATGCAGACAGAGAGAGAAGAAGATATGGCTCATTTATACGAGTCAGGAGTGATCAAATATCCCAGACCAGGAATCATTAAATCACctgaaaaatctgtttttaaatCTCCACAAAATGGATGTGGAGATGAAGTTAATGGTATTGTGCAAGGATTTGAAAGTTTAA caaCTCAGGAGAAGGACTTTAGTaaaggaaacaaaaacattaaattgaaaGCATCAAAACTGAGCTCAGTGAAAGTAATGGGTCAAGCACCTGAAAACTATCAAAGAGGCATTGTTCCAAAATATTTGCGGGACAGAAAGGAAGATCCTCCTGCAGAAATGGACCTTGAGTGCCCTTCAGGGCATATATTGCTGCCTGAGGAAGAAAGGAAAGAAACTTTAAGGGTTTTGAGACAAA GTTATGCTGACAGGATACAAGAGCTGAACATGATGCCTGTGAGAAATGATAccttgaaaatgaagaaaaggAAAGTGGAAATTGAGGAAGAATTAAAGAGGATTGATGGAGGAATAAAGGTGTTTCAGAGGCCTAaagtttatgttaaaataaatgcttGA
- the nmdyn-D6 gene encoding nucleoside diphosphate kinase 6 translates to MALLQLTLAIIKPHVVKNPVFLEGIRNVIISSNFKIVRSKRKHITLEEAKLFYEEHRRKFFYNRLVTFMSSGESDLYILAKDNAIKDWRALMGPTKVYKAQFEAPNSIRGKYGLSDTRNATHGSDSPETAKKEIGIFFPDFQYDNWFLNEEQQFQIGHLSFLADKFMHLVDVQ, encoded by the exons ATGGCTTTGTTGCAACTTACTTTAGCAATCATTAAGCCCCATGTAGtaaaaaatccagtttttcTGGAAGGTATTCGAAATGTCATAATCAgctcaaactttaaaatagtGCGTTCAAAGAGGAAACACATCACATTAGAAGAAGCAAAACTGTTTTATGAGGAACACAGGCGCAAGTTCTTTTACAATAGACTAGTTACATTTATGTCAAG TGGTGAATCAGACTTGTATATACTTGCTAAAGATAATGCTATCAAAGATTGGAGAGCTTTAATGGGGCCCACAAAGGTATATAAAGCCCAATTTGAAGCTCCAAATTCAATTAGAGGGAAGTATGGTCTTTCAGACACTAGAAATGCCACACATGGTTCTG ATTCTCCAGAAACtgccaaaaaagaaattggtATATTTTTCCCAGATTTTCAATATGataattggtttttaaatgaagagcAACAGTTTCAGATTGGACATTTAAGTTTCTTGGCTGACAAATTTATGCATTTGGTAGACGTACAGTAG
- the Cby gene encoding protein chibby homolog 1: MPLFGNKFSPRKTPLRKSKTNVNSDKLLDDLVGENRSVKICLGEQELLFENGEWMPCSSKNGSAHKMNQKFKKRNHELQEENNLLKIKYELVLNMLSEVTAEKEQLERELGKARKSSKR, encoded by the exons ATGcctttatttggaaataaattttctccgAGAAAAACACCTCTAAGAAAAAGTAAGACGAACGTAAATTCGGACAAACTACTAGACGATTTGGTAGGCGAAAATAGATCGGTGAAAATTTGCTTAGGAGAGCAGGAATTGTTGTTTGAGAATGGGGAATGGATGCCGT GTTCGAGTAAAAACGGTTCTGCTCATAAGATGaaccaaaaattcaaaaagaggAACCACGAATTGCAAGAGGAAAacaatttacttaaaattaaatatgagcTTGTATTAAATATG CTATCTGAAGTCACTGCTGAAAAGGAACAACTGGAAAGGGAATTGGGAAAAGCGAGAAAATCGTCCAAAAGATAA
- the LOC136420160 gene encoding transcription factor Adf-1-like — protein sequence MEWTREKCLQLIDEYEKHPVLWNPTHGSYYNKIQKNDNWTVIAEVIGCTHEEVKKKMESILSSFRREKAKGKKSVGTGKGRQEVYVSKWFAFPRMAFLLDKYGPVKAINWVEEEDIPNKQEPEGEDDSETVADEQESANTPQVIAGDEVETQVSEMTTVNTSECVTTQNRKNRRRPNSTVENSKIDETTNILKSVASNKQLKADECNVYGRHVANKLRSYTKRTRNMVQHYINNILFNADMGQYDNIDTRRPSTSNLSFGAPTFSESQSSDFCTPVQLFHHTPLPQPPSSTAPSSP from the exons ATGGAGTGGACCAGAGAAAAATGTCTCCAACTTATTGATGAGTACGAAAAACATCCCGTATTGTGGAATCCAACACATGGttcatattataataaaattcaaaagaatgACAATTGGACAGTTATAGCTGAAGTTATTGGATGTACCCACGAGGAAGTCAAGAAGAAGATGGAAAGCATTCTCTCGAGCTTTAGAAGGGAAAAAGCCAAGGGAAAGAAATCTGTGGGAACTGGAAAAG GTAGGCAGGAAGTATATGTGTCGAAATGGTTTGCTTTTCCTCGCATGGCGTTTCTCTTGGACAAATATGGGCCAGTCAAAGCCATAAATTGGGTTGAG GAAGAAGATATTCCTAATAAACAAGAACCAGAAGGTGAAGATGACTCAGAAACTGTTGCCGATGAACAAGAATCTGCGAATACTCCTCAAGTCATCGCAGGTGACGAAGTAGAGACGCAAGTTTCTGAAATGACTACTGTAAATACATCTGAATGTGTCACTACTCAAAATCGTAAAAATCGGAGAAGGCCAAATTCAACAGtcgaaaattccaaaatagaTGAGACTaccaatattttgaaaagcgtTGCTTCGAATAAGCAACTTAAAGCTGATGAATGTAACGTCTATGGACGTCACGTGGCTAATAAATTAAGAAGTTATACTAAGAGAACCAGAAATATGGTACAGCATTATATTAATAACATATTGTTCAATGCTGATATGGGACAATACGACAACATAGATACCAGACGTCCTTCAACATCGAATTTGAGTTTTGGCGCGCCTACTTTTTCGGAATCTCAATCTTCAGATTTTTGCACACCTGTACAATTGTTTCATCATACACCTCTACCACAACCTCCATCAAGTACCGCACCTTCTTCACCTTGA